In one Lycium barbarum isolate Lr01 chromosome 7, ASM1917538v2, whole genome shotgun sequence genomic region, the following are encoded:
- the LOC132601829 gene encoding putative late blight resistance protein homolog R1A-10 has protein sequence MGGIGKSTLARRNDPSISCRFNVTSWVTVSQEYDAKEMLLDVLSCFFSPNEMKTYHKMSEDELLEKVHRILKCKRCLIALDYIWSIEAWDQVKRSFPDDGNGSRVVITTRLLEVADCADNIGCRPHHTSFLNLEDSWKLLSLKVFGYEDSCPPQLEQVGWLIAQQCQGLPLSIVVIAGLLSNINRTYDDWIKISDNVNSHIGSTFKQCLSILALSYNYLPCSLRACFLYMGVYREDAEIDVDGLIRVWVEEVAEECLEDLVSRCLVMVTSRAWVTGKITGRKIHDLVRLLWLREGKAEKFFHVINKCYSEEEGVAIERRLILHEEVGLT, from the coding sequence ATGGGCGGCATTGGTAAGTCAACTCTTGCTAGAAGAAATGATCCTTCAATATCATGTCGCTTTAATGTTACTTCATGGGTTACTGTCTCTCAAGAATATGATGCAAAGGAAATGCTTTTAGATGTTTTAAGCTGCTTCTTTTCTCCAAATGAAATGAAAACGTACCACAAAATGAGTGAAGATGAATTATTAGAGAAAGTGCATAGAATATTGAAATGCAAGCGGTGTTTGATAGCCTTGGATTATATATGGAGTATAGAAGCGTGGGACCAAGTAAAAAGATCATTTCCTGATGATGGAAATGGAAGTCGCGTCGTGATAACTACTAGGCTCTTAGAAGTAGCTGATTGTGCTGATAATATTGGTTGTCGTCCTCATCACACGTCTTTCCTTAACCTTGAAGATAGTTGGAAATTACTATCTTTAAAGGTATTTGGATATGAAGACTCCTGCCCTCCCCAACTGGAGCAAGTAGGTTGGCTCATAGCGCAACAATGTCAAGGATTACCTCTCTCCATTGTGGTAATTGCTGGGCTTCTTTCCAATATCAATAGGACATATGATGACTGGATAAAGATTTCTGATAATGTGAATTCCCATATAGGTTCAACCTTTAAACAATGTTTATCAATATTGGCTCTGAGTTACAACTACTTGCCGTGTAGTTTGAGAGCTTGTTTTCTATATATGGGAGTTTACCGAGAAGATGCAGAAATTGATGTGGATGGGTTGATTAGAGTTTGGGTTGAAGAGGTGGCTGAAGAGTGTTTAGAGGATCTAGTTAGCAGATGTTTGGTTATGGTTACCAGTCGAGCATGGGTAACCGGCAAAATTACAGGTCGCAAAATTCATGACCTTGTTCGACTATTATGGTTGAGAGAAGGAAAAGCGGAGAAGTTTTTTCATGTCATAAATAAATGTTACTCAGAAGAAGAAGGCGTGGCTATTGAACGTCGACTAATTTTGCACGAAGAGGTAGGATTAACTTAA
- the LOC132601830 gene encoding uncharacterized protein LOC132601830, whose translation MPITENKWINGFSLLLELKDLLKAIPLHSLASSINVFNRLNFSERHEQVQFHLGVMDLDLALLKEKPTAITDTSSEDEKSFHKACEHSNRLSLMFMRMTIANNIKSTIPQTESVREYLKFVEERFRSADKSLAGTLMAELTTINFYGSRSMQNHIIEMTNIAARLRTLGIKVDDSFLIQFILNSLPSEYGPFQINYNTIKDKWDVSELSSMLTQEESRLKKQGGSINLMGQRGGKGLKVKANKFKKKKAPAKVQQDTHKELKACVSFM comes from the exons ATGCCAATTACTGAAAATAAATGGATAAATGGATTTTCACTATTGCTAGAACTTAAGGATTTACTCAAAG CTATTCCCCTTCATTCACTTGCTTCATCTATTAATGTGTTCAACAGATTGAACTTCTCTGAACGGCATGAACAAGTCCAGTTCCACTTAGGTGTGATGGATCTTGACTTGGCTCTGCTGAAAGAAAAACCCACTGCTATTACTGATACAAGCAGTGAGGATGAGAAGTCTTTCCATAAAGCATGCGAACACTCTAACAGATTGAGCCTTATGTTTATGCGAATGACTATTGCCAACAACATTAAGAGTACTATTCCACAGACAGAAAGTGTCAGGGAATACCTGAAGTTTGTGGAAGAACGTTTTCGTTCTGCTGATAAGTCTCTCGCTGGTACATTAATGGCTGAACTCACAACCATAAATTTTTATGGGTCGCGTAGTATGCAAAATCATATCATCGAGATGACTAACATTGCAGCAAGACTCCGAACCTTGGGGATCAAAGTGGATGACTCCTTCTTGATTCAGTTTATTCTGAACTCATTGCCTTCTGAGTATGGACCATTCCAAATTAACTATAACACCATTAAGGATAAGTGGGATGTTAGTGAATTGTCCAGTATGCTTACTCAGGAGGAATCAAGACTTAAGAAACAAGGAGGTTCTATTAACCTCATGGGTCAAAGAGGTGGTAAAGGACTTAAAGTGAAGGCCAATAAgttcaagaagaagaaagcacCTGCTAAAGTTCAACAGGATACTCATAAGGAACTCAAGGCATGTGTGTcgtttatgtag